Genomic segment of Streptosporangium sp. NBC_01755:
AAAATCATCATGTGCTGACATCACGGAGAGCTACGGGTTGGGTACGCCAACGGCGGCCGCGTATGGCGGCCGCCGTCGGATCAGCGGATGTCGAGCCTGGAAAGGGCGGGTGAAGGGGTTCTCCGTCCACCCGCGCCGGCGTCTCGGCGCTTTCCGTCAGGAAGACCGGTGATTTCACCGATGCGCACCGGGGAAACGGGCCGGATGTGGGAGCCGGGCCGGAGAAGGGTGTCTCCGGCCCGGCTCGGGGATGGGGAGGGGCCCTCACCATCCCAACCCGGGGATGGGGAGGGGATGGGAAGAGGGCCCCTCCCCATCCCCGGCCCGGGGATGGTGAGGGTGATTGGGAGGGGGCCACTCACCAGCCCGGGACGATCAGCTTTCTGGCCTGTTCGGGGTCGTCCGAGCCCAGGGCGATCTGAGCGTTGTCGCGGCACTGCGCCAGGGAGTGGGCGGCGAGGCTCTCCCGTACCGCGGGGACGCTGGGCGCCGACATCGACAGACTGGTGACGCCCAGCCCGACCAGGACCGTCGCCAGGAGCGGGTCCGCCGCCGCCTCGCCGCACACGCCGACGGGCTTGCCCACCGACTGCCCGGCCGCCGCGCAGTCGGCGATCAGCTGGAGCAGCGCCGCCTGCCAGGGATCGAGCAGGTCGGCGAGATCCCCGTGCTGCCGGTCGGAGGCGAAGGTGTACTGGCTCAGGTCGTTGGTGCCGATGCTCAGGAAGTCGAGCTCCTTCAGCAGGCGCCCGGCGTGCAGCGCGGCGGCGGGGACCTCCACCATCGCCCCGACCCGGGTGATTCCCCGGGCGCGGGCCCGCCCGGCGAAGTCGGCCGCCTCGCCCGCCGTCGTCACCATCGGGGCCATCACCCATGGCTCGGCTCCGCTCTGGCGCGCTGCCTCGGCGATGGCGTCGAGCTGGGTGTCGAGCACCTCGGGCCTGACCCGGGAGACCCGCAGCCCCCGGATGCCCAGCGCCGGGTTGGTCTCGTCGGCCAGCCCGAGGAACGGCAGCGGCTTGTCGGTGCCCGCGTCGAGGGTGCGGACCACGACGTGCCCGCCGGGGACGGCACGGAAGACCGCGGCGTAGGCGGCCACCTGCTCCTCGTAGCCGGGCTCCTCGCGCCGGTCCAGGAAGAGGAACTCCGTGCGGAACAGTCCCACTCCCTCGGCGTCCACCCCCTGCGGCGTGAGGTCGGCCGCGGAGCCGACGTTGAGCAGCAGCTTGACCGGGTGGCCGTCGGAGGTCCGGCCGGGACCCCGGCTCGTGCTCTTCCGGCGGCGCTCGGCCTCCGCCAGGCGCTGGATCTCGGTGGCGGCCTCCTCACCGATACCGACTTCCACCTCGCCCCGCAGACCGTCGACGGACACCCACGTCCCCTCGTCGACCTCGCTCATTCCCCGGCAGGCGACCACGGCGGGCAGGCCGCGGGCGCGGGCCAGAATGGCGGTGTGGCTGGTCGGGCCGCCCTTCTCGGTGACGAGGGCGAGGACGGTGTCGGGGTCCAGGTTCACCGTGTCGGCGGGGGAGAGGTCCTCGGCGACCAGGACGAAGGGATGACCGGGAGTGGGCACCCCGGGAACGGGCAGGCCGAGCACCGCCGCGACGGCCCGGTTACGGATGTCGTCGAGGTCGGCGGCTCGCTCGGCGATGTAGCCGCCCGCCGCCAGCAGCGCGTGCCGGTGGTGGGCGCACGCCTCGTCGATGGCGTGCGCGGCGTCCGCACCCGCCCTGACACTCGTCTCCACGGACTCGTGCAGACCGGGGTCGTCGGCGATGAAGGACTGTGCCTCCAAGATCGCCTGAGCTTCGGCGTCGGGCGCCTTCTCCGCCCGCTCCGCCAGTTCGGCGGCGGTGGCCCGCAGCGCGTCCAGCGCCAGGCCGAGCTCGGCGTCGGTGTCGGCGACCGGGTGGCGGGGCGGCAGCTCCGGCGGACCCGCCATCCGGCAGACCCGCCCGGCCGCCCGGCCGGAGCTCACGCCCAGGCCCTTGAGCGCCTCAGCCATGAGGTGCCTCTTCGGCGTCGAGGTCGCGGGCGAGCAGCTCGGCGAGGGAGTCGAGCGCCTCGCCTGCCCCAGGCCCCTCCGCCTCCAGCGTGACCTCCGTGCCATGTTTCGCGCCCAGTGCCAGCACGGCGAGCATGCTGTTGGCGGGTACGGGCTTGCCCTCCCCGACGCGGATACGGACGGGCACTCCCTGCCTGGCCGCGGCCTGCACGAAGATCTTTGCGGGACGGGCGTGGAGGCCCGTGCTTGAGGCGACGACCACTGTCCTCTCCGGCATCTCCGGTTCTCCTTCTGCGCGTTCTGCGAGTGGTGTGAGTTTGCGCCGGCCTCCACCGGATCCGGCGGGAGGCCGGCGCACTCTGGTGTGGATCGGCGGATCTTCCGGCGGCTCCCCGGCATGACCTTTTGCTGCTGTCCGGCCCGAAGGCCGGTAGCTCCGGGGGCCGGGTCGGTCAGGGTTCGATGGTCACCTTGATGGCCTCGCCCCTGCTGACGATGTCGATCCCCTCCAGGACCTCCGCGAGCGGCAGCCGGTGCGTGATCAGGTCGGAGACCGGCACCGAGCCATCGGCGATCAGCCGCAGGGCCTGGGCGTTGTGCGCGGGGCTGGACCCGTTGGCACCGACGATGGTCAGTTCCCGGTAGTGGACCAGGTTGGAGTCGCACCGGATGATCGGGTTGTCCTTGGGCAGGCCTCCGAAGAAGCTGACCCGCCCCTGGCGGGCCGCCATCCGCAGCGCCTGCTCCTGGGCCGCTCCCGAGGCGGCGGCGGTGATGACGACGTCGGCGCCCCTGCCGTCGGTCAGCTTGAGCACCTGCTCGACGACGTCCTCGCCGTGCACCGACGCGTCCGGGTGGACCAGCCCGGCGGCCATCTCCAGCCGCTCGGCGTTGATGTCGACGAGGAAGACCCGCGCCGCGCCCCGCGACCGCGCCAGCCGCACGTGCAGGCAGCCGATCGGGCCGGACCCCATGATCACCACGTCGTCGCCCTCGCCCACCCGGGCCAGTTCCTGGCCGTTGAGCACGCAGGCCAGCGGCTCGGCCACCGAAGCCTCGGCGAAGCCGACCTCGTCGGGAATGCGGTTGACGCCGTTGACCGCCAGGATCTTGGCCGGGATGACCATGTACTCGGCGAAGCCGCCGTCGTAGTGGTAGCCCATCGACTCCTGGTTCGGGCAGACGGTCATCCGGCCCCGGAGGCACTCCTCGCACGTCCCACAGGGAATCGCGGCGATCACCTGCACTCGGTCACCTGGGGCCCACTCGCCGGCGTCGACGGCGTCGACCACCTCGCCGGCGATCTCGTGGCCCATGACCCTGGGGGGCTTGATGTGGTGGTGGCCGTACTTGGAGATCTTCGCGTCGGTACCGCAGGTCGAGCAGTTGCGCACGCGTATCTTGATCTCGCCTGGTCCGGCGGCGGGCTCCGGCGCATCCTCGACGCGGATGTCGCCGGGAGCGTAGAAACGGGCGACCTTCACTGTGCTTCGTCCTCTTCGTTGGGTTGCAGCAGCCGGACCACATCGGCGACCTCCGTCGCCTCGCGAAGGGCCTGGGCCTGCTCGGGATCCATCAGGATCTGGGCGAGTTCGGCGAGCAGCCGTACGTGGCCGTCGCCCTTGGCGGCGATACCGATGCACACCGTCACCTGGTCGCCGTCCCAGTCGACGCCGTCCGGGAAGCGAACGACGCTGATGGCGTCGTGCCGGACGGCGTCCTTGGCGGCCAGGGTGCCGTGCGGGATGGCGACCCCCTCACCGACGTAGGTGGAGATCGAGCGCTCCCGTTCGAGCATGGCGTTGATGTAGGGGCTCTCCACCGCGCCGACGGAGAGCAGGGCCTGCCCGCACTGGCGGATCGCGTCGTCGCGGCCGGTGGCCGAGGCCGCCAGCAGGATGGCGCGCGGGTCCAGCGGCAGCGGCGCTGTCTCAGGCATCGACGGTGCCGCCGTTCTTGATGGTGTTGACCAGCTTGGTCACCGCCGGGTCTCCGATGAAGACCTGGAAGGGGATCAGCACCTTGCCGGGTGCGCCGGCCCTGGCCCGGTCCGCCAGGCCGACGTGGCAGACCACCACGTCGGCGTCGGCGGGGATCGAGTTGACCGGGGTGTGCTCCACCTGGACGTTCTGGCTCTTCAACTGCTTGCGGAGCTGGCTGGCGAGCATGACGCTGCTGCCCATACCCGCGTCGCAGGCCACGATGATCTTGTGGATGTCCTTGCTCTCGATACTGGCCATGCGTTAAGCCTCCTTGGCGGCGGGTGCGGTTTCGGATCCCGCAGCGGCTTCCTCGGCCCCGTCCCCGTTGCGCCGGCCGAAGCCGAGGAGCACCGAGGCCACGGCGAAGGAGACGGCGGTCGCGGCGAAGACGCCGGCGAGCACACCGAACCAGCCGCCCTTGGGCGTCACCGCGAGGTAGGCGAAGATGCTGCCGGGCGAGGCCGCGGACACCAGGCCGGCGCCGGTCATGATGAAGACCAGGATGCCGGTGGCGCCACCGGCGATGACCGCGAGGATCAGACGGGGCTTCATGAGCACGTAGGGGAAGTAGATCTCGTGGATGCCGCCGAGGAAGTGGATGATGATCGCGGCGGGGGTGCTGGGACGGAGCAGGCGCGGGCCGAAGAACATGTAGGCCAGCAGCAGGCCGAGACCGGGGCCGGGGTTCGACTCCAGCATGAACAGGATCGACTGGCCGAACTGGGTCACCTCGTTGGCACCCAGCGGGGTCAGCACGCCGTGGTTGATGGCGTTGTTGAGGAACAGCACCTTGGCGGGCTCGATCAGGACCGAGGCCAGCGGCAGCAGGTTGGCGTCCACCAGCCAGCCGACCGCGTTACCGGCGGCGGTGGTGATCGTGGAGACGACGGGGCCGATGGCCCAGACGCCCACCAGGGCCGTGGCGCCGCCGACGATGCCGGCGGTGAAGTTGTCCACCAGCATCTCGAAGCCGGACTTGGTGCGGTCGGCGGTGAAGCTGTCAACGAGTTTCAGCAGGAACGCCGCGAGCGGTCCCATGATCATCGCGCCGAGGAACATCGGGTTCTCGGCGCCGACGACAACGCCCATGGTGGCGACGGCGCCGACCACGGCGCCGCGCTGGCCGTGGACCATCCGACCGCCGGTGTAGCCGATCAGGATGGGCAGCAGCGACGTGATCATCGGCCCGACCAGGGCGGCGAGGGTCTCGTTGGGCAACCAGCCGGTGGGGATGAACAGGGCCGTGATCAGACCCCAGGCGATGAACGCGCCGATGTTCGGCATGATCATTCCGGCGAGATATCCGCCGAAACGCTGGATTTTCGCTTTTACCCCGGTTCCGGTGACGGTGGGGGTGTACTCGGTGCTCATATGGTGTTGCTCCTTCCGGGGTGGCCGGCGGGGGAGCCGGCCAGGGGGGTGGATCCGCGTCGCTGTCAGCCCCCGGGCTGCAGCGGCAGGGTGGGATCGGCTCCGGTGACGCGAACGTCATCGCGCCGGATGTCGTGCGGGGAGGGCATTCGGCTGCCCGGCAGCCCGACCGCGGCGGTAGCCCAGGCCAGCGCCTCGACCAGTGCGCTCTCGCCCTGTGCGCCGCCGGCGAGGAACCCGGCGAGCATGGCGTCGCCGGCGCCGACGGTGCTGCGCGGCTCGGCCACCGGGCATTGGCCGTACCAGACCTGGTCTCCCTGGAGGAGGATCGCGCCGTCGGATCCCAGGCTGGCCAGGACGGTTCCCGCGCCTCGGGCCCGCAGGTTCTCTGCGGCCTTGATGGCGTCGCCCAGCGATGAGAGAACCATCCCCGTCGCCTCGCTCAGCTCCTCCCGGTTGGGTTTGATCAGGGAGGGAGCCTCGGCGAGCGCGTGGACGAGCGCGGGGCCGCTGGTGTCGACCGCGACGTTGATGCCTGCGCCCTTGAACCGTTCGCACAGGCGGGCGTAGACATCGATCGGCACCTCGGGCGGGAGGCTGCCGGAGGCGACCACCCAGTCCGCGGAGCTTGCCGCACTGAGCACGGCCTCGGCGATGGTGTCGAGGTCGGCCGCCGACAAGGCGCTGCCCGGCTCGTTGATCTTGGTGACCGTGCCGTCGGGCTCGGCCAGCGCGACGTTGGACCGGGTGGCCCCGGCGACCGGTACGGTGATCATCTCGATGCCCTCGGCCGAGAGCAGGCTCACCAGCCGCCGTCCCTCGTCGCCCGCGAAGGGGACGACGGCGCAGGAGCGGACCTGGTTGGCCAGCAGCGCACGGGAGACGTTGACGCCCTTGCCGCCGGGGTCGAGGTGTGTGGCGGCGGCGCGGATGACGGCCCCGCGGGTAAGCGACCCGACCTCGATCGTACGATCCAGGCTGGGGTTGAGGGTCAGGGTGACGATCATGCCCGGATCACCTCGGGCCCGGCCGCGGCCATCTCGGCCGCGACCTCGGTGTCAAGTCCCATGTCACTGATCACCACATCTATCTCCTGGACCGAGGCGAAGCGGGCCAGGTAGGTATTGGCGAACTTGGTGTGGTCGGCCAGCAGTACGCATCGCTGCGCCGCGTCGACCATCGCCCGCTTGATGGCGGCCTCGGCGGGGTCCGGTGTCGTCAGCCCCTTGGCCACCGAGCATCCGTTGGCCGCCATGAACGCCACGTCCACGTGCAGGTCGGAGAGGGGCCGCAGCGCCCAGTCGTCGACGGTGGCCAGGGTCCGCCCGCGCACCCGGCCACCCAGCATGATCACCGTCAGGTTGACGCGGGTGGCCAGTACCGTCGCCAGCGGCGGGGAGTTCACGATCACGGTCAGCTCCCGGTCGGTCGGCATCGCCTGCACCAGCCTGCCGGTCGTCGAGCCGGCGTCGATGATGATCGCGCCGTCCTCGGGGAGCTCGGCGAGCGCCGCCTTGGCGATACGCTCCTTTTCCGAGATCATTACCTCGTCGCGGGCGGCAAGTTCAGGTTCGAACCCCAGCCGCTCGACCGAGATCGCACCGCCGTGCACGCGCCGCAGCATCCCCAAGCGCTCCAGCGCGGTCAGGTCGCGGCGGATGGTCTCGGTGGTGACGGCGAACTCCTCCGCGAGCGTTACCACGTCTACCCGTCCGACCGTACGCGCCCGGCGCAGGATCTCCTGTTGCCGCTCCTCGGCGTACATGCTGTTGATTCACCGCCGTTTCCATGTTGTTTCAGCTTTATTTACACCCGAATCTGTTGGAACGTCAATGGGTGACTTCTAGCTAAGCCAGGTAAAACATGAAAAACCCCAGGTATGTACCTGGGGTTTGGGACTGTATGTGGATTGTGAGGAGAGTGTGGCCGCAGGCCGCCGAAAATTTGGATCGCGTTGGAAACGGTGTCCCTCGGCCGGAGATCCCTCGGTTGGAGATCCCCTCGGCCGGAGATCCCTCGGCGGGAAACGGGATGCTGTCGGACGCTTCCGGGGCACTGGGAAGGGATCGTGGGTGGGCCCGCGGCCTTCGGTGTGCTCGGCCTTCGGTGTGCTTGGTCCTCAGTGCGTTCGGTCCTCGGCGCGCTTGGTCCTCAGGGTCCTCAGCCGTCGGCGGCCCAGCCGTGGGTGCGCTTGAGTACGACGGCCACGCGGGCGAAGCGCTCGGCGTCGAGGATGGAGCCCTCGCGCCGGATGTCGTCCTCATCGAGGGCGAAGATCCGGTCCAGGCGCAGGTAGGAGACGCGGTTCTCCCGGTCCCAGCGGCCGGGGCCGAGCTCCAGCCAGTCGCTCGGGTCGCCGTTGCCGCCCCGGCTGGAGAGCATCAGCGCGAGCAGCTTGCGCCCGTGGCGGCCGACGACCAGCAGTGGCCGGTCCTTGCCACGGTTCGGATCCTCCTCGTAGGGGACCCAGGCCCAGACGATCTCGCCGGGGTCGGCGAGCCCGTCGAGGTCGGGGGAGTAGTCCAGGGTCGCCGCCCGGTCGACACGGTAGACCTCGCTGACCGCGCCTCGAGCCGGCCGGGGGTCCTCGCCAAGATCACGCACAGGTGCAGCCTATTGCAGGCAGGCGGCATTCTTCAAAGGGAGGCGGGCCCCGCGGGCGGGCAGGCGGGCGCCGCCCGCTGGCCGGACGCCAGCCGGGCGGCGGTCGGTCCGGAGCATCCGGACTCGGTTCGGAGTGCGGCTCAGCCGCCGCTCTTGCGGCGGAAGGAGCGCTTGGCCGCAGCCGGGCCGTGAGCACCGTGGATCTTGGAGGCGTTCTTCCCCTTGCCTCCGGCGCTCGCGTCCGCCTGGGCGAGCTTCTTGCGCTCCAGGGCCTCGCGGAACTTGCGCTTCAGTTCGTCGTCGGAACTCTCGGGCTCCTCCGGCGTGACGTCAGACATGCAGACCTCCTGATCTGGGCGGACGGTCCCACCCCGGCCAACCGGACCATCATCCTCTCATGTTTCGAACATGGGTCCGGCTTGCTGGAACGCGTCACGGGCCTGACCGCGGAGCCGGTCGCCGGCAGCGGCCGGGACGAGCAGGGCGGGGGGACCCTAGTTCAGATCCATGGCCATCAGCAGCAGTAGTCCGGCGAGGTGGCCGACGACCACGAAGACGATCACGAAGATGAAGACGAACTTCGCCGGGCCGTGCTCGAAGTGCTGGCCCTCCTTGAGTGCGGGGCGCTCCGCCTGGCGCTCGGCGATCCGTTCCTCGATCGACTTGCTGTGAAACATGGGGATCCTTTGCTCACCAATGCTTGGGGCGATAATAGTTTGTGTAGTAACTATCGTACTATGTCGGGTGGAGGTACGTGTGAGTGACATGCCCGATCCCCTAAGTCTGGAGAGCCAGGTGTGCTTCGCCCTGGCGGTCGCCTCGCGCAACGTCATCGGGGTCTACCGGCCACTGCTGGAGCCGATGGGGCTGACCCACCCCCAGTATCTGGTCATGCTCGCCCTCTGGGAGCAGGCGCCGCTGTCGGTCAAGGAGCTGAGCAAGCTACTGAGACTCGACCCCGGTACGCTGTCCCCGCTGCTGAAGCGTCTCGAGGCCGTTGGCTACATCCGGAGGCAGCGTGACGGCCAGGACCAGCGTGTCCTGGCAGTCTCGCTCACGCCGGAGGGCCGAAGGCTACGGGACGAGGCGGAGAAGGTTCCGCCGGCGATCGTCAGGCGTCTGGGAATGAACCTGGAGGAGCTCCGGGAGCTCCACCGGTCGCTGA
This window contains:
- a CDS encoding DeoR/GlpR family DNA-binding transcription regulator, with translation MYAEERQQEILRRARTVGRVDVVTLAEEFAVTTETIRRDLTALERLGMLRRVHGGAISVERLGFEPELAARDEVMISEKERIAKAALAELPEDGAIIIDAGSTTGRLVQAMPTDRELTVIVNSPPLATVLATRVNLTVIMLGGRVRGRTLATVDDWALRPLSDLHVDVAFMAANGCSVAKGLTTPDPAEAAIKRAMVDAAQRCVLLADHTKFANTYLARFASVQEIDVVISDMGLDTEVAAEMAAAGPEVIRA
- a CDS encoding HPr family phosphocarrier protein: MPERTVVVASSTGLHARPAKIFVQAAARQGVPVRIRVGEGKPVPANSMLAVLALGAKHGTEVTLEAEGPGAGEALDSLAELLARDLDAEEAPHG
- a CDS encoding type II toxin-antitoxin system PemK/MazF family toxin, which gives rise to MRDLGEDPRPARGAVSEVYRVDRAATLDYSPDLDGLADPGEIVWAWVPYEEDPNRGKDRPLLVVGRHGRKLLALMLSSRGGNGDPSDWLELGPGRWDRENRVSYLRLDRIFALDEDDIRREGSILDAERFARVAVVLKRTHGWAADG
- a CDS encoding zinc-dependent dehydrogenase translates to MKVARFYAPGDIRVEDAPEPAAGPGEIKIRVRNCSTCGTDAKISKYGHHHIKPPRVMGHEIAGEVVDAVDAGEWAPGDRVQVIAAIPCGTCEECLRGRMTVCPNQESMGYHYDGGFAEYMVIPAKILAVNGVNRIPDEVGFAEASVAEPLACVLNGQELARVGEGDDVVIMGSGPIGCLHVRLARSRGAARVFLVDINAERLEMAAGLVHPDASVHGEDVVEQVLKLTDGRGADVVITAAASGAAQEQALRMAARQGRVSFFGGLPKDNPIIRCDSNLVHYRELTIVGANGSSPAHNAQALRLIADGSVPVSDLITHRLPLAEVLEGIDIVSRGEAIKVTIEP
- a CDS encoding PTS mannitol transporter subunit IICB — translated: MSTEYTPTVTGTGVKAKIQRFGGYLAGMIMPNIGAFIAWGLITALFIPTGWLPNETLAALVGPMITSLLPILIGYTGGRMVHGQRGAVVGAVATMGVVVGAENPMFLGAMIMGPLAAFLLKLVDSFTADRTKSGFEMLVDNFTAGIVGGATALVGVWAIGPVVSTITTAAGNAVGWLVDANLLPLASVLIEPAKVLFLNNAINHGVLTPLGANEVTQFGQSILFMLESNPGPGLGLLLAYMFFGPRLLRPSTPAAIIIHFLGGIHEIYFPYVLMKPRLILAVIAGGATGILVFIMTGAGLVSAASPGSIFAYLAVTPKGGWFGVLAGVFAATAVSFAVASVLLGFGRRNGDGAEEAAAGSETAPAAKEA
- the pfkB gene encoding 1-phosphofructokinase translates to MIVTLTLNPSLDRTIEVGSLTRGAVIRAAATHLDPGGKGVNVSRALLANQVRSCAVVPFAGDEGRRLVSLLSAEGIEMITVPVAGATRSNVALAEPDGTVTKINEPGSALSAADLDTIAEAVLSAASSADWVVASGSLPPEVPIDVYARLCERFKGAGINVAVDTSGPALVHALAEAPSLIKPNREELSEATGMVLSSLGDAIKAAENLRARGAGTVLASLGSDGAILLQGDQVWYGQCPVAEPRSTVGAGDAMLAGFLAGGAQGESALVEALAWATAAVGLPGSRMPSPHDIRRDDVRVTGADPTLPLQPGG
- a CDS encoding PTS lactose transporter subunit IIB, yielding MASIESKDIHKIIVACDAGMGSSVMLASQLRKQLKSQNVQVEHTPVNSIPADADVVVCHVGLADRARAGAPGKVLIPFQVFIGDPAVTKLVNTIKNGGTVDA
- a CDS encoding DUF5302 domain-containing protein is translated as MSDVTPEEPESSDDELKRKFREALERKKLAQADASAGGKGKNASKIHGAHGPAAAKRSFRRKSGG
- a CDS encoding PTS sugar transporter subunit IIA, whose amino-acid sequence is MPETAPLPLDPRAILLAASATGRDDAIRQCGQALLSVGAVESPYINAMLERERSISTYVGEGVAIPHGTLAAKDAVRHDAISVVRFPDGVDWDGDQVTVCIGIAAKGDGHVRLLAELAQILMDPEQAQALREATEVADVVRLLQPNEEDEAQ
- the ptsP gene encoding phosphoenolpyruvate--protein phosphotransferase, with the protein product MAEALKGLGVSSGRAAGRVCRMAGPPELPPRHPVADTDAELGLALDALRATAAELAERAEKAPDAEAQAILEAQSFIADDPGLHESVETSVRAGADAAHAIDEACAHHRHALLAAGGYIAERAADLDDIRNRAVAAVLGLPVPGVPTPGHPFVLVAEDLSPADTVNLDPDTVLALVTEKGGPTSHTAILARARGLPAVVACRGMSEVDEGTWVSVDGLRGEVEVGIGEEAATEIQRLAEAERRRKSTSRGPGRTSDGHPVKLLLNVGSAADLTPQGVDAEGVGLFRTEFLFLDRREEPGYEEQVAAYAAVFRAVPGGHVVVRTLDAGTDKPLPFLGLADETNPALGIRGLRVSRVRPEVLDTQLDAIAEAARQSGAEPWVMAPMVTTAGEAADFAGRARARGITRVGAMVEVPAAALHAGRLLKELDFLSIGTNDLSQYTFASDRQHGDLADLLDPWQAALLQLIADCAAAGQSVGKPVGVCGEAAADPLLATVLVGLGVTSLSMSAPSVPAVRESLAAHSLAQCRDNAQIALGSDDPEQARKLIVPGW
- a CDS encoding MarR family winged helix-turn-helix transcriptional regulator yields the protein MSDMPDPLSLESQVCFALAVASRNVIGVYRPLLEPMGLTHPQYLVMLALWEQAPLSVKELSKLLRLDPGTLSPLLKRLEAVGYIRRQRDGQDQRVLAVSLTPEGRRLRDEAEKVPPAIVRRLGMNLEELRELHRSLNRVIAAADGAHH